A single genomic interval of Orcinus orca chromosome 19, mOrcOrc1.1, whole genome shotgun sequence harbors:
- the MED24 gene encoding mediator of RNA polymerase II transcription subunit 24 isoform X1: protein MKVVNLKQAILQAWKERWSDYQWAINMKKFFPKGATWDILNLAEALLEQAMIGPSPNPLILSYLKYAISSQMVSYSSVLTAISKFDDFSRDLCVQALLDIMDMFCDRLSCHGKAEECIGLCRALLSALHWLLRCTAASAERLREGLEAGTPAAGEKQLAMCLQRLEKTLSSTKNRALLHIAKLEEASLHTSQGLGQGGTRANQPTASWTAIEHCLLKLGEILANLSSPQLRSQAEQCGTLIRSIPTMLSVHSEQLHKTGFPTVHAVVLLEGTMNLTGETQPLVEQLMMVKRMQHIPTPLFVLEIWKACFVGLIESPEGTGELKWTAFTFLKIPQVLVKLKKYSHGDKDFTEDVNSAFEFLLKLTPLLDKADQRCNCDCTNFLLQECSKQGLLSEASTNNLMAKRKADREHAPQLKSDENANIQPNPGLILRAEPTVTNILKTMDADHSKSPEGLLGVLGHMLSGKSLDLLLAAAAATGKLKSFARKFINLNEFTTHRSEESSWGSAFSSSTAKAASVRALLFDISFLMLCHVAQTYGSEVILSESNTGGEVFFFETWMQTCMPEEGKILNPDHPCFRPDSTKVESLVALLNNSSEIKLVQMKWHEACLNISAAILEILNAWENGVLAFESIQKITDNIKGKVCSLAVCAVAWLVAHVRMLGLDEREKSLQMIRQLAGPLYSENTLQFYNERVVIMSSILEHMCADVLQQTATQIKFPSTGMDTMPYWNLLPPKRPIKEVLTDIFAKVLEKGWVDSRSIHIFDTLLHMGGVYWFCNNLIKELLKETRKEHTLRAVELLYSIFCLDMQQVTLVLLGHILPGLLTDSSKWHSLMDPPGTALAKLAVWCALSSYSSHKGQASSRQKKRQREDIEDYISLFPLDDMQPSKLMRLLSSNEEDANILSSPTDRSMSSNLSASQLHTVNMRDPLNRVLANLFLLISSILGSRTAGPHTQFAQWFMEGCVDCLEQGGRGSILQFMPFTTVSAAPPGHWPTLQLRAGQHVAGELGVQRPGGRASSSWTSHPPSPC, encoded by the exons ATGAAGGTGGTGAACCTGAAGCAAGCCATTCTGCAAGCTTGGAAGGAGCGATGGAGTGACTACCAGTGGGCAATCAACATGAAGAAATTCTTTCCCAAAGGAGCCACCTGGGACATTCTCAACCTAGCAG AAGCACTACTGGAGCAGGCCATGATTGGACCTTCCCCCAATCCTCTCATCCTGTCCTACCTGAAGTATGCCATTAGTTCCCAG aTGGTGTCCTACTCCTCCGTCCTCACAGCTATCAGTAAG TTTGATGACTTTTCCCGGGACCTGTGTGTCCAGGCTTTGCTGGATATCATGGACATGTTTTGTGACCGACTGAG CTGTCACGGCAAAGCAGAGGAGTGCATCGGGCTGTGCCGGGCCCTTCTCAGCGCCCTCCACTGGCTGCTGCGCTGCACCGCAGCCTCTGCAGAGCGGCTCCGGGAGGGGCTGGAGGCCGGCACCCCAGCGGCTGGTGAGAAGCAGCTTGCCATGTGCCTGCAGCGCCTGGAGAAGACCCTCAGCAGCACCAAGAACCGGGCCCTGCTCCACATCGCCAAACTAGAGGAGGCCT CATTGCATACATCCCAGGGACTTGGGCAGGGTGGCACCCGAGCCAATCAACCAacag CCTCCTGGACTGCCATCGAGCATTGTCTCTTGAAGCTTGGGGAGATCCTGGCCAATCTCAGCAGCCCCCAGCTCCGGAGCCAGGCTGAGCAGTGTGGCACGCTCATTAGGAG CATCCCCACCATGCTGTCCGTGCACTCTGAGCAGCTGCACAAGACTGGCTTCCCCACGGTCCACGCGGTGGTCCTGCTTGAGGGCACCATGAACCTGACCGGCGAGACACAGCCCCTGGTGGAGCAGCTGATGATGGTGAAACGCATGCAG CACATCCCCACCCCGCTCTTTGTCCTGGAGATCTGGAAAGCCTGCTTCGTGGGCCTCATCGAGTCTCCTGAGGGCACGGGGGAGCTCAAGTGGACAGCTTTCACCTTCCTCAAG ATTCCACAGGTTTTGGTGAAGTTGAAGAAATACTCCCATGGGGACAAG GACTTTACCGAGGATGTCAATTCTGCTTTTGAGTTCCTGCTGAAGCTCACACCCTTGCTGGACAAAGCCGACCAGCGCTGCAA CTGTGACTGTACAAATTTCCTACTCCAAGAATGTAGCAAGCAGGGGCTTCTGTCTGAAGCCAGTACGAACAACCTCATGGCCAAGCG CAAAGCAGACCGGGAGCACGCACCCCAGCTGAAATCAGATGAAAATGCCAACATCCAGCCCAACCCCGGGCTGATCCTCCGCGCGGAGCCCACCGTCACCAACATCCTCAAA ACGATGGATGCAGACCACTCCAAGTCCCCGGAGGGGCTGCTGGGGGTCCTGGGCCACATGCTGTCTGGGAAGAGCCTGGACTTGCTGCTGGCTGCTGCTGCGGCCACTGGGAAGCTTAAGTCCTTTGCCCGGAAATTCATCAA TTTGAATGAATTCACGACGCACCGCAGTGAAGAAAGCA GCTGGGGGTCAGCCTTTTcatcctccacagccaaggcGGCCTCAGTTCGAGCCTTGCTCTTTGACATCTCCTTTCTCATGCTGTGCCACGTGGCCCAGACCTATGGCTCAGAG GTGATCCTGTCCGAGTCAAACACGGGAGGAGAGGTGTTCTTCTTTGAGACCTGGATGCAGACCTGCATGCCCGAGGAGGGAAAAATCCTGAACCCTGACCACCCCTGCTTCCGGCCTGACTCCACCAAAGTGGAGTCCCTGGTGGCTCTGCTCAACAATTCCTCGGAGATAAAGCTGGT GCAGATGAAGTGGCATGAAGCCTGTCTCAACATTTCGGCGGCCATCTTGGAAATCCTCAATGCCTGGGAGAATGGGGTGCTGGCCTTTGAGTCCATCCAG aaaATCACCGATAATATCAAGGGGAAGGTGTGCAGCCTGGCAGTGTGTGCTGTGGCCTGGCTTGTGGCCCACGTGCGGATGCTGGGGCTGGACGAGCGTGAGAAGTCGCTGCAGATGATCCGCCAGCTGGCAGGGCCGCTGTACAGCGAGAACACCCTGCAGTTCTACAACGAGAG gGTGGTGATCATGAGCTCCATCCTGGAGCATATGTGTGCGGACGTGCTGCAGCAGACGGCCACACAGATCAAGTTCCCATCCACGGGCATGGACACCATGCCCTACTGGAACCTGCTGCCCCCCAAGCGACCCATCAAGGAGGTGCTGACGGACATATTTGCTAAGGTGCTGGAGAAGGGATGGGTGGACAGTCGCTCCATCCACATCTTTGACACCCTGCTGCACATGGGAGGCGTCTACTGGTTCTGCAACAACCTGATTAAG GAGCTGTTGAAGGAGACGCGGAAGGAGCACACGCTGCGGGCGGTGGAGCTGCTCTACTCCATCTTCTGTCTGGACATGCAGCAAGTGACCCTGGTCCTGCTGGGCCACATCCTGCCTGGTCTCCTCACCGACTCCTCCAAGTGGCACAGCCTCATGGACCCCCCTGGCACCGCTCTCGCCAA GCTGGCCGTCTGGTGTGCCCTGAGTTCCTACTCTTCCCACAAGGGGCAGGCGTCCTCCCGCCAAAAGAAGAGACAGCGCGAAGACATCGAG GATTACATCAGCCTCTTCCCCTTGGATGACATGCAGCCCTCGAAGCTGATGCGACTGCTGAGCTCCAATGAGGAAGATGCAAATATCCTTTCGAGTCCCA CGGACCGGTCCATGAGCAGCAACCTGTCAGCCTCCCAGCTTCACACGGTTAACATGAGAGACCCGCTGAACCGAGTCCTGG CCAACCTGTTCCTGCTCATCTCCTCCATCCTGGGCTCTCGGACCGCCGGCCCCCACACGCAGTTTGCGCAGTGGTTCATGGAGGGCTGCGTGGACTGCCTGGAACAGGGCGGCCGAGGCAGCATCCTGCAGTTCATGCCCTTTACCACCGTGAGTGCCGCACCCCCGGGCCACTGGCCCACCCTCCAGCTCAGAGCGGGTCAGCACGTCGCAGGAGAGCTTGGGGTCCAGCGGCCAGGAGGGAGGGCTTCTTCCTCCTGGACGTCACACCCACCATCACCTTGCTGA
- the MED24 gene encoding mediator of RNA polymerase II transcription subunit 24 isoform X2: MKVVNLKQAILQAWKERWSDYQWAINMKKFFPKGATWDILNLAEALLEQAMIGPSPNPLILSYLKYAISSQMVSYSSVLTAISKFDDFSRDLCVQALLDIMDMFCDRLSCHGKAEECIGLCRALLSALHWLLRCTAASAERLREGLEAGTPAAGEKQLAMCLQRLEKTLSSTKNRALLHIAKLEEASLHTSQGLGQGGTRANQPTASWTAIEHCLLKLGEILANLSSPQLRSQAEQCGTLIRSIPTMLSVHSEQLHKTGFPTVHAVVLLEGTMNLTGETQPLVEQLMMVKRMQHIPTPLFVLEIWKACFVGLIESPEGTGELKWTAFTFLKIPQVLVKLKKYSHGDKDFTEDVNSAFEFLLKLTPLLDKADQRCNCDCTNFLLQECSKQGLLSEASTNNLMAKRKADREHAPQLKSDENANIQPNPGLILRAEPTVTNILKTMDADHSKSPEGLLGVLGHMLSGKSLDLLLAAAAATGKLKSFARKFINLNEFTTHRSEESSWGSAFSSSTAKAASVRALLFDISFLMLCHVAQTYGSEVILSESNTGGEVFFFETWMQTCMPEEGKILNPDHPCFRPDSTKVESLVALLNNSSEIKLVQMKWHEACLNISAAILEILNAWENGVLAFESIQKITDNIKGKVCSLAVCAVAWLVAHVRMLGLDEREKSLQMIRQLAGPLYSENTLQFYNERVVIMSSILEHMCADVLQQTATQIKFPSTGMDTMPYWNLLPPKRPIKEVLTDIFAKVLEKGWVDSRSIHIFDTLLHMGGVYWFCNNLIKELLKETRKEHTLRAVELLYSIFCLDMQQVTLVLLGHILPGLLTDSSKWHSLMDPPGTALAKLAVWCALSSYSSHKGQASSRQKKRQREDIEDYISLFPLDDMQPSKLMRLLSSNEEDANILSSPTDRSMSSNLSASQLHTVNMRDPLNRVLANLFLLISSILGSRTAGPHTQFAQWFMEGCVDCLEQGGRGSILQFMPFTTVSELVKVSAMSSPKVVLAITDLSLPLGRQVAAKAIAAL, translated from the exons ATGAAGGTGGTGAACCTGAAGCAAGCCATTCTGCAAGCTTGGAAGGAGCGATGGAGTGACTACCAGTGGGCAATCAACATGAAGAAATTCTTTCCCAAAGGAGCCACCTGGGACATTCTCAACCTAGCAG AAGCACTACTGGAGCAGGCCATGATTGGACCTTCCCCCAATCCTCTCATCCTGTCCTACCTGAAGTATGCCATTAGTTCCCAG aTGGTGTCCTACTCCTCCGTCCTCACAGCTATCAGTAAG TTTGATGACTTTTCCCGGGACCTGTGTGTCCAGGCTTTGCTGGATATCATGGACATGTTTTGTGACCGACTGAG CTGTCACGGCAAAGCAGAGGAGTGCATCGGGCTGTGCCGGGCCCTTCTCAGCGCCCTCCACTGGCTGCTGCGCTGCACCGCAGCCTCTGCAGAGCGGCTCCGGGAGGGGCTGGAGGCCGGCACCCCAGCGGCTGGTGAGAAGCAGCTTGCCATGTGCCTGCAGCGCCTGGAGAAGACCCTCAGCAGCACCAAGAACCGGGCCCTGCTCCACATCGCCAAACTAGAGGAGGCCT CATTGCATACATCCCAGGGACTTGGGCAGGGTGGCACCCGAGCCAATCAACCAacag CCTCCTGGACTGCCATCGAGCATTGTCTCTTGAAGCTTGGGGAGATCCTGGCCAATCTCAGCAGCCCCCAGCTCCGGAGCCAGGCTGAGCAGTGTGGCACGCTCATTAGGAG CATCCCCACCATGCTGTCCGTGCACTCTGAGCAGCTGCACAAGACTGGCTTCCCCACGGTCCACGCGGTGGTCCTGCTTGAGGGCACCATGAACCTGACCGGCGAGACACAGCCCCTGGTGGAGCAGCTGATGATGGTGAAACGCATGCAG CACATCCCCACCCCGCTCTTTGTCCTGGAGATCTGGAAAGCCTGCTTCGTGGGCCTCATCGAGTCTCCTGAGGGCACGGGGGAGCTCAAGTGGACAGCTTTCACCTTCCTCAAG ATTCCACAGGTTTTGGTGAAGTTGAAGAAATACTCCCATGGGGACAAG GACTTTACCGAGGATGTCAATTCTGCTTTTGAGTTCCTGCTGAAGCTCACACCCTTGCTGGACAAAGCCGACCAGCGCTGCAA CTGTGACTGTACAAATTTCCTACTCCAAGAATGTAGCAAGCAGGGGCTTCTGTCTGAAGCCAGTACGAACAACCTCATGGCCAAGCG CAAAGCAGACCGGGAGCACGCACCCCAGCTGAAATCAGATGAAAATGCCAACATCCAGCCCAACCCCGGGCTGATCCTCCGCGCGGAGCCCACCGTCACCAACATCCTCAAA ACGATGGATGCAGACCACTCCAAGTCCCCGGAGGGGCTGCTGGGGGTCCTGGGCCACATGCTGTCTGGGAAGAGCCTGGACTTGCTGCTGGCTGCTGCTGCGGCCACTGGGAAGCTTAAGTCCTTTGCCCGGAAATTCATCAA TTTGAATGAATTCACGACGCACCGCAGTGAAGAAAGCA GCTGGGGGTCAGCCTTTTcatcctccacagccaaggcGGCCTCAGTTCGAGCCTTGCTCTTTGACATCTCCTTTCTCATGCTGTGCCACGTGGCCCAGACCTATGGCTCAGAG GTGATCCTGTCCGAGTCAAACACGGGAGGAGAGGTGTTCTTCTTTGAGACCTGGATGCAGACCTGCATGCCCGAGGAGGGAAAAATCCTGAACCCTGACCACCCCTGCTTCCGGCCTGACTCCACCAAAGTGGAGTCCCTGGTGGCTCTGCTCAACAATTCCTCGGAGATAAAGCTGGT GCAGATGAAGTGGCATGAAGCCTGTCTCAACATTTCGGCGGCCATCTTGGAAATCCTCAATGCCTGGGAGAATGGGGTGCTGGCCTTTGAGTCCATCCAG aaaATCACCGATAATATCAAGGGGAAGGTGTGCAGCCTGGCAGTGTGTGCTGTGGCCTGGCTTGTGGCCCACGTGCGGATGCTGGGGCTGGACGAGCGTGAGAAGTCGCTGCAGATGATCCGCCAGCTGGCAGGGCCGCTGTACAGCGAGAACACCCTGCAGTTCTACAACGAGAG gGTGGTGATCATGAGCTCCATCCTGGAGCATATGTGTGCGGACGTGCTGCAGCAGACGGCCACACAGATCAAGTTCCCATCCACGGGCATGGACACCATGCCCTACTGGAACCTGCTGCCCCCCAAGCGACCCATCAAGGAGGTGCTGACGGACATATTTGCTAAGGTGCTGGAGAAGGGATGGGTGGACAGTCGCTCCATCCACATCTTTGACACCCTGCTGCACATGGGAGGCGTCTACTGGTTCTGCAACAACCTGATTAAG GAGCTGTTGAAGGAGACGCGGAAGGAGCACACGCTGCGGGCGGTGGAGCTGCTCTACTCCATCTTCTGTCTGGACATGCAGCAAGTGACCCTGGTCCTGCTGGGCCACATCCTGCCTGGTCTCCTCACCGACTCCTCCAAGTGGCACAGCCTCATGGACCCCCCTGGCACCGCTCTCGCCAA GCTGGCCGTCTGGTGTGCCCTGAGTTCCTACTCTTCCCACAAGGGGCAGGCGTCCTCCCGCCAAAAGAAGAGACAGCGCGAAGACATCGAG GATTACATCAGCCTCTTCCCCTTGGATGACATGCAGCCCTCGAAGCTGATGCGACTGCTGAGCTCCAATGAGGAAGATGCAAATATCCTTTCGAGTCCCA CGGACCGGTCCATGAGCAGCAACCTGTCAGCCTCCCAGCTTCACACGGTTAACATGAGAGACCCGCTGAACCGAGTCCTGG CCAACCTGTTCCTGCTCATCTCCTCCATCCTGGGCTCTCGGACCGCCGGCCCCCACACGCAGTTTGCGCAGTGGTTCATGGAGGGCTGCGTGGACTGCCTGGAACAGGGCGGCCGAGGCAGCATCCTGCAGTTCATGCCCTTTACCACC GTATCGGAACTGGTGAAGGTGTCAGCCATGTCCAGCCCCAAGGTGGTTCTGGCCATCACGGACCTCAGCCTGCCCCTGGGCCGCCAGGTGGCCGCCAAAGCCATTGCCGCCCTCTGA
- the MED24 gene encoding mediator of RNA polymerase II transcription subunit 24 isoform X7, giving the protein MKVVNLKQAILQAWKERWSDYQWAINMKKFFPKGATWDILNLAEALLEQAMIGPSPNPLILSYLKYAISSQMVSYSSVLTAISKFDDFSRDLCVQALLDIMDMFCDRLSCHGKAEECIGLCRALLSALHWLLRCTAASAERLREGLEAGTPAAGEKQLAMCLQRLEKTLSSTKNRALLHIAKLEEASSWTAIEHCLLKLGEILANLSSPQLRSQAEQCGTLIRSIPTMLSVHSEQLHKTGFPTVHAVVLLEGTMNLTGETQPLVEQLMMVKRMQHIPTPLFVLEIWKACFVGLIESPEGTGELKWTAFTFLKIPQVLVKLKKYSHGDKDFTEDVNSAFEFLLKLTPLLDKADQRCNCDCTNFLLQECSKQGLLSEASTNNLMAKRKADREHAPQLKSDENANIQPNPGLILRAEPTVTNILKTMDADHSKSPEGLLGVLGHMLSGKSLDLLLAAAAATGKLKSFARKFINLNEFTTHRSEESTKAASVRALLFDISFLMLCHVAQTYGSEVILSESNTGGEVFFFETWMQTCMPEEGKILNPDHPCFRPDSTKVESLVALLNNSSEIKLVQMKWHEACLNISAAILEILNAWENGVLAFESIQKITDNIKGKVCSLAVCAVAWLVAHVRMLGLDEREKSLQMIRQLAGPLYSENTLQFYNERVVIMSSILEHMCADVLQQTATQIKFPSTGMDTMPYWNLLPPKRPIKEVLTDIFAKVLEKGWVDSRSIHIFDTLLHMGGVYWFCNNLIKELLKETRKEHTLRAVELLYSIFCLDMQQVTLVLLGHILPGLLTDSSKWHSLMDPPGTALAKLAVWCALSSYSSHKGQASSRQKKRQREDIEDYISLFPLDDMQPSKLMRLLSSNEEDANILSSPTDRSMSSNLSASQLHTVNMRDPLNRVLANLFLLISSILGSRTAGPHTQFAQWFMEGCVDCLEQGGRGSILQFMPFTTVSELVKVSAMSSPKVVLAITDLSLPLGRQVAAKAIAAL; this is encoded by the exons ATGAAGGTGGTGAACCTGAAGCAAGCCATTCTGCAAGCTTGGAAGGAGCGATGGAGTGACTACCAGTGGGCAATCAACATGAAGAAATTCTTTCCCAAAGGAGCCACCTGGGACATTCTCAACCTAGCAG AAGCACTACTGGAGCAGGCCATGATTGGACCTTCCCCCAATCCTCTCATCCTGTCCTACCTGAAGTATGCCATTAGTTCCCAG aTGGTGTCCTACTCCTCCGTCCTCACAGCTATCAGTAAG TTTGATGACTTTTCCCGGGACCTGTGTGTCCAGGCTTTGCTGGATATCATGGACATGTTTTGTGACCGACTGAG CTGTCACGGCAAAGCAGAGGAGTGCATCGGGCTGTGCCGGGCCCTTCTCAGCGCCCTCCACTGGCTGCTGCGCTGCACCGCAGCCTCTGCAGAGCGGCTCCGGGAGGGGCTGGAGGCCGGCACCCCAGCGGCTGGTGAGAAGCAGCTTGCCATGTGCCTGCAGCGCCTGGAGAAGACCCTCAGCAGCACCAAGAACCGGGCCCTGCTCCACATCGCCAAACTAGAGGAGGCCT CCTCCTGGACTGCCATCGAGCATTGTCTCTTGAAGCTTGGGGAGATCCTGGCCAATCTCAGCAGCCCCCAGCTCCGGAGCCAGGCTGAGCAGTGTGGCACGCTCATTAGGAG CATCCCCACCATGCTGTCCGTGCACTCTGAGCAGCTGCACAAGACTGGCTTCCCCACGGTCCACGCGGTGGTCCTGCTTGAGGGCACCATGAACCTGACCGGCGAGACACAGCCCCTGGTGGAGCAGCTGATGATGGTGAAACGCATGCAG CACATCCCCACCCCGCTCTTTGTCCTGGAGATCTGGAAAGCCTGCTTCGTGGGCCTCATCGAGTCTCCTGAGGGCACGGGGGAGCTCAAGTGGACAGCTTTCACCTTCCTCAAG ATTCCACAGGTTTTGGTGAAGTTGAAGAAATACTCCCATGGGGACAAG GACTTTACCGAGGATGTCAATTCTGCTTTTGAGTTCCTGCTGAAGCTCACACCCTTGCTGGACAAAGCCGACCAGCGCTGCAA CTGTGACTGTACAAATTTCCTACTCCAAGAATGTAGCAAGCAGGGGCTTCTGTCTGAAGCCAGTACGAACAACCTCATGGCCAAGCG CAAAGCAGACCGGGAGCACGCACCCCAGCTGAAATCAGATGAAAATGCCAACATCCAGCCCAACCCCGGGCTGATCCTCCGCGCGGAGCCCACCGTCACCAACATCCTCAAA ACGATGGATGCAGACCACTCCAAGTCCCCGGAGGGGCTGCTGGGGGTCCTGGGCCACATGCTGTCTGGGAAGAGCCTGGACTTGCTGCTGGCTGCTGCTGCGGCCACTGGGAAGCTTAAGTCCTTTGCCCGGAAATTCATCAA TTTGAATGAATTCACGACGCACCGCAGTGAAGAAAGCA ccaaggcGGCCTCAGTTCGAGCCTTGCTCTTTGACATCTCCTTTCTCATGCTGTGCCACGTGGCCCAGACCTATGGCTCAGAG GTGATCCTGTCCGAGTCAAACACGGGAGGAGAGGTGTTCTTCTTTGAGACCTGGATGCAGACCTGCATGCCCGAGGAGGGAAAAATCCTGAACCCTGACCACCCCTGCTTCCGGCCTGACTCCACCAAAGTGGAGTCCCTGGTGGCTCTGCTCAACAATTCCTCGGAGATAAAGCTGGT GCAGATGAAGTGGCATGAAGCCTGTCTCAACATTTCGGCGGCCATCTTGGAAATCCTCAATGCCTGGGAGAATGGGGTGCTGGCCTTTGAGTCCATCCAG aaaATCACCGATAATATCAAGGGGAAGGTGTGCAGCCTGGCAGTGTGTGCTGTGGCCTGGCTTGTGGCCCACGTGCGGATGCTGGGGCTGGACGAGCGTGAGAAGTCGCTGCAGATGATCCGCCAGCTGGCAGGGCCGCTGTACAGCGAGAACACCCTGCAGTTCTACAACGAGAG gGTGGTGATCATGAGCTCCATCCTGGAGCATATGTGTGCGGACGTGCTGCAGCAGACGGCCACACAGATCAAGTTCCCATCCACGGGCATGGACACCATGCCCTACTGGAACCTGCTGCCCCCCAAGCGACCCATCAAGGAGGTGCTGACGGACATATTTGCTAAGGTGCTGGAGAAGGGATGGGTGGACAGTCGCTCCATCCACATCTTTGACACCCTGCTGCACATGGGAGGCGTCTACTGGTTCTGCAACAACCTGATTAAG GAGCTGTTGAAGGAGACGCGGAAGGAGCACACGCTGCGGGCGGTGGAGCTGCTCTACTCCATCTTCTGTCTGGACATGCAGCAAGTGACCCTGGTCCTGCTGGGCCACATCCTGCCTGGTCTCCTCACCGACTCCTCCAAGTGGCACAGCCTCATGGACCCCCCTGGCACCGCTCTCGCCAA GCTGGCCGTCTGGTGTGCCCTGAGTTCCTACTCTTCCCACAAGGGGCAGGCGTCCTCCCGCCAAAAGAAGAGACAGCGCGAAGACATCGAG GATTACATCAGCCTCTTCCCCTTGGATGACATGCAGCCCTCGAAGCTGATGCGACTGCTGAGCTCCAATGAGGAAGATGCAAATATCCTTTCGAGTCCCA CGGACCGGTCCATGAGCAGCAACCTGTCAGCCTCCCAGCTTCACACGGTTAACATGAGAGACCCGCTGAACCGAGTCCTGG CCAACCTGTTCCTGCTCATCTCCTCCATCCTGGGCTCTCGGACCGCCGGCCCCCACACGCAGTTTGCGCAGTGGTTCATGGAGGGCTGCGTGGACTGCCTGGAACAGGGCGGCCGAGGCAGCATCCTGCAGTTCATGCCCTTTACCACC GTATCGGAACTGGTGAAGGTGTCAGCCATGTCCAGCCCCAAGGTGGTTCTGGCCATCACGGACCTCAGCCTGCCCCTGGGCCGCCAGGTGGCCGCCAAAGCCATTGCCGCCCTCTGA